The genome window AACAAACTCTTAGTTGATGCTCCTTCAGACCCTAAAACCAAAATTCCTAATGCTGCTTCATCTAACATTAAAGCATCATTATTTCCATTTCCTACTGCAATTACAGTTTGACTATCTAATTGCTGTATAAACTTCTGCTTAGATTTACTTCCATCATTAGAATCGATAATTATAATCTCTGCTTCTACATTTTTTAATTTATTCTCTACAGTACCAAAAGTATCAGCAGTTAAAACATATATATCAAATTTCTCCGCTAATTGATTCAATTTTTCTTTTACTCCACTAATAGGCTTTCCATCACAGGCCAATGTTCCATTATAATCAAATACTAATTTATCTACTTTTAAGGATTTAAAGTTAGGTATGTGACATTCTAACAATTAATGTTCC of Sporohalobacter salinus contains these proteins:
- a CDS encoding HAD family hydrolase, with amino-acid sequence MLECHIPNFKSLKVDKLVFDYNGTLACDGKPISGVKEKLNQLAEKFDIYVLTADTFGTVENKLKNVEAEIIIIDSNDGSKSKQKFIQQLDSQTVIAVGNGNNDALMLDEAALGILVLGSEGASTKSLLSSNLLIKNINDVLDTILAPKRLVASLRE